A single genomic interval of Amycolatopsis albispora harbors:
- a CDS encoding CoA-acylating methylmalonate-semialdehyde dehydrogenase has translation MAGSTRIAHWAANELFDGTSDTTAEVTNPATGAVTGEVALAGVRDARQVIAAAAEAFPAWRDSSLAKRSAVLFRFRELLNERKDELAALITAEHGKVLSDALGEISRGQEVVEFACGIPHLLKGGFSENASTGVDVSSLRQPLGVVGIISPFNFPAMVPMWFFPIAIAAGNTVVLKPSEKDPSASLWLARLWAEAGLPAGVFNVLQGDKVAVDELLANPAVKAVSFVGSTPIARYVYATATANGKRVQALGGAKNHAVVLPDADLDLAADAMVSAGFGSAGERCMAISAVVAVGAIADDLVARIADRARAVKTGDGTRDADMGPLVTRAHRDKVKGYVDQAELDGAKVVVDGRQVRPDGGENGFWLGPTLLDHVRPEFSCYTDEIFGPVLSVLRVDTYDEALALVNANPYGNGTAIFTNDGGAARKFQNEVEAGMVGINVPIPVPVAYYSFGGWKNSLFGDTHAHGTEGVHFFTRAKVVTTRWPDPSHGGVNLGFPRNV, from the coding sequence ATGGCTGGAAGCACGAGGATCGCGCACTGGGCCGCCAACGAGCTCTTCGACGGCACGAGCGACACCACCGCCGAGGTGACGAACCCGGCGACCGGTGCCGTCACCGGCGAGGTCGCCCTGGCCGGCGTGCGGGACGCGCGGCAGGTCATCGCGGCCGCCGCGGAGGCGTTCCCGGCCTGGCGGGACAGCTCGCTGGCCAAGCGCTCGGCGGTGCTGTTCCGCTTCCGTGAGCTGCTCAACGAGCGCAAGGACGAGCTGGCCGCGCTGATCACCGCCGAGCACGGCAAGGTGCTCTCCGACGCGCTCGGCGAGATCAGCCGCGGCCAGGAGGTGGTGGAGTTCGCCTGCGGCATCCCACACCTGCTCAAGGGCGGGTTCAGCGAGAACGCCTCGACCGGGGTGGACGTCAGCTCGCTGCGCCAGCCGCTCGGTGTCGTCGGCATCATCTCGCCGTTCAACTTCCCGGCCATGGTGCCGATGTGGTTCTTCCCGATCGCGATCGCCGCGGGCAACACCGTGGTGCTCAAGCCGAGCGAGAAGGACCCGTCCGCGTCGCTGTGGCTGGCGCGGTTGTGGGCCGAGGCCGGGCTGCCCGCCGGGGTGTTCAACGTGCTGCAGGGCGACAAGGTCGCCGTCGACGAACTGCTGGCCAATCCCGCGGTGAAGGCGGTCAGCTTCGTCGGCTCGACCCCGATCGCGCGGTACGTCTACGCCACGGCGACCGCGAACGGCAAGCGCGTGCAGGCGCTCGGCGGCGCCAAGAACCACGCCGTGGTGCTGCCGGACGCGGACCTCGACCTGGCGGCGGACGCGATGGTCAGCGCCGGGTTCGGCTCCGCGGGAGAACGCTGCATGGCGATCTCCGCGGTGGTCGCGGTCGGCGCCATCGCCGACGACCTGGTGGCGCGGATCGCCGATCGCGCGCGGGCGGTCAAGACCGGGGACGGCACCCGGGACGCCGACATGGGCCCGCTGGTCACCCGGGCGCACCGGGACAAGGTCAAGGGCTACGTGGACCAGGCCGAGCTGGACGGCGCGAAGGTGGTCGTCGACGGCCGCCAGGTGCGGCCGGACGGCGGGGAGAACGGCTTCTGGCTCGGCCCGACGCTGCTCGACCACGTGCGCCCGGAGTTCTCCTGCTACACCGACGAGATCTTCGGCCCGGTGCTTTCGGTGCTGCGCGTGGACACCTACGACGAGGCGCTCGCCCTGGTCAACGCCAACCCGTACGGCAACGGCACGGCGATCTTCACCAACGACGGTGGCGCCGCGCGGAAGTTCCAGAACGAGGTCGAGGCCGGCATGGTCGGCATCAACGTGCCGATCCCGGTGCCGGTGGCCTACTACAGCTTCGGCGGCTGGAAGAACTCGCTGTTCGGCGACACCCACGCCCACGGCACCGAGGGCGTGCACTTCTTCACCCGCGCGAAGGTCGTCACCACCCGCTGGCCCGATCCCAGCCACGGCGGCGTGAACCTCGGCTTCCCGCGGAACGTCTGA
- a CDS encoding heavy metal translocating P-type ATPase, with amino-acid sequence MSADCCAADEHDDSPPPRKPWQVREIQLAAAAGVLLAAGFAAGWLGSPVTGTVLHLLAAAVGGFTFVPGTVRALWRRRIGVGTLMTIALIGALLLGQFAEAAMLAFLFSISEALEDYSLARTRRGLRALLALVPERVRVLRDGGEVTIAPGELRVGEVMVVRAGERVASDGTVRSGQSSVDTSAITGESVPLEIGPGDTVFAGSINGTGVLTVEATATVQDNSLAKVVRIVEDAQQRKGTRQRIADRVSRPLVPGIMVLALVIGGLGAWLGDPATWIERALVVLVAAAPCALAISVPVTVIAAVGAASRFGVLVKGGAALEELGAVRTVALDKTGTLTRNSPAVTEIVPAEGIPADRVLAVAAALEARSEHPLAAAILDAVPDPRPACDVVTVPGAGLEGVVDGAPARLGKPTWIEPGPLRPEVARLQETGTTVAVIEHAGAVLGLIGIRDELRPEAADTVRALHEMGLRVVMLTGDNTRTATALAAQAGLDPADVHAELRPEDKARLVTELRDRGRVAMVGDGVNDAPALATADTGIAMGAMGTDVAIETADVALMGTDLRHLPQALAHARRARTIMLQNIGLSAAIVLALVPLAAAGALGLATVVFIHELAEVFVIANGVRAGRLRSLSGMDHPHLRTARRSADRPAAGPAAAR; translated from the coding sequence ATGAGCGCCGACTGCTGCGCCGCCGACGAGCACGACGACTCGCCGCCGCCGCGGAAGCCGTGGCAGGTGCGGGAGATCCAGCTCGCCGCGGCCGCCGGAGTGCTGCTGGCCGCCGGTTTTGCCGCCGGGTGGCTGGGTTCGCCGGTCACCGGGACCGTGCTGCACCTGCTCGCCGCCGCCGTCGGCGGATTCACCTTCGTGCCCGGCACCGTGCGGGCGCTGTGGCGGCGCCGGATCGGGGTCGGCACCCTGATGACCATCGCGCTGATCGGCGCGCTGCTGCTCGGGCAGTTCGCCGAAGCCGCGATGCTGGCGTTCCTGTTCTCCATCAGCGAAGCGCTGGAGGACTACTCCCTCGCCCGCACCCGCCGCGGCCTGCGTGCCCTGCTCGCCCTGGTGCCCGAGCGGGTCCGCGTGCTGCGCGACGGCGGTGAGGTGACCATCGCCCCCGGCGAACTCCGCGTCGGCGAGGTGATGGTGGTGCGCGCCGGGGAACGCGTCGCCAGCGACGGGACCGTCCGATCCGGACAGTCCAGTGTGGACACCTCGGCCATCACCGGGGAATCCGTGCCGCTGGAGATCGGGCCCGGTGACACCGTGTTCGCCGGATCGATCAACGGAACCGGCGTGCTCACCGTCGAAGCCACCGCCACGGTCCAGGACAACTCGCTGGCCAAGGTCGTGCGCATCGTCGAGGACGCCCAGCAGCGCAAGGGCACCCGGCAGCGCATCGCCGACCGCGTCTCGCGGCCGCTGGTGCCCGGCATCATGGTCCTCGCGCTGGTCATCGGCGGACTGGGCGCGTGGCTCGGCGACCCGGCCACCTGGATCGAGCGGGCACTTGTCGTGCTCGTCGCCGCGGCCCCGTGCGCGCTGGCGATTTCGGTGCCGGTCACCGTGATCGCCGCCGTCGGCGCGGCGAGCCGGTTCGGCGTGCTGGTCAAGGGCGGCGCCGCCCTCGAAGAGCTGGGCGCGGTCCGCACCGTCGCGCTCGACAAGACCGGCACCCTGACCCGCAACAGTCCCGCCGTCACCGAAATCGTGCCCGCCGAAGGCATTCCGGCCGACCGGGTGCTCGCCGTGGCCGCGGCGCTCGAAGCCCGCAGTGAACACCCCCTCGCCGCCGCCATTCTCGACGCCGTGCCCGATCCCCGGCCCGCTTGTGACGTGGTCACCGTGCCGGGCGCGGGACTCGAAGGCGTCGTCGACGGAGCACCGGCCCGGCTCGGCAAGCCGACCTGGATCGAGCCCGGCCCGCTGCGGCCGGAAGTGGCGCGGCTGCAGGAAACCGGCACCACCGTCGCGGTCATCGAGCACGCCGGGGCCGTGCTCGGCCTGATCGGCATCCGCGACGAGCTCCGCCCCGAAGCGGCCGACACCGTGCGCGCCCTGCACGAAATGGGCCTGCGCGTGGTCATGCTCACCGGCGACAACACCCGTACGGCGACCGCGCTGGCCGCGCAAGCCGGGCTCGACCCCGCCGACGTGCACGCCGAACTACGCCCCGAGGACAAGGCGCGCCTCGTCACCGAACTACGCGACCGCGGCCGGGTCGCCATGGTCGGCGACGGTGTCAACGACGCCCCCGCGCTGGCCACCGCCGACACCGGCATCGCCATGGGCGCGATGGGCACCGACGTCGCCATCGAAACCGCCGACGTCGCCCTGATGGGCACCGACCTGCGGCACCTGCCCCAGGCACTGGCCCACGCCCGCCGCGCCCGCACCATCATGCTGCAGAACATCGGCCTGTCCGCGGCAATCGTGCTCGCCCTCGTCCCGCTCGCCGCCGCCGGGGCACTCGGCCTGGCCACCGTGGTCTTCATCCACGAACTCGCCGAGGTCTTCGTCATCGCCAACGGCGTCCGCGCCGGACGGCTCCGCTCACTGTCCGGAATGGACCACCCGCACCTCAGGACCGCCCGTAGGTCAGCGGATCGACCGGCCGCCGGGCCCGCGGCAGCCCGCTGA
- a CDS encoding aminoglycoside phosphotransferase family protein — MTITAGLVRDLLREQHPDLAGLPIREVVGGWGNQMWRLGDELVVRMQRRDPTPALQLKERRWLPVLAPRLPLPVPVPVRFGEPSERFPKHWTVMTWVPGEPLDHGSITRGAHAADTLADFLRALHGAAPAEAPVATDRGGHPRDCADGFEQFFQAVVPDDVAAEVRSVWDDALAAGVWEGAAVWVHGDLHPANVVVADGTLAGVVDFGDLCAGDPAWDLAAAWVLLPEGGASRFFDGYASADEATVRRARGLAALKSLFLMLMGQNGIRGLPGGKPHWGPLGRAALERVLNGL; from the coding sequence ATGACCATTACGGCGGGCCTGGTCCGCGATCTGTTGCGGGAGCAGCATCCGGACCTGGCCGGGCTGCCGATCCGTGAGGTGGTGGGCGGCTGGGGCAACCAGATGTGGCGGCTCGGGGACGAACTGGTGGTGCGGATGCAGCGCAGGGACCCCACTCCGGCGCTCCAGCTGAAGGAGCGGCGGTGGTTGCCCGTGCTGGCTCCGCGGCTGCCGCTCCCGGTGCCGGTTCCGGTGCGGTTCGGGGAGCCGTCCGAGCGCTTTCCGAAGCACTGGACGGTGATGACGTGGGTGCCGGGCGAGCCGCTGGACCACGGCTCGATCACCCGGGGCGCCCATGCGGCCGACACGCTGGCGGACTTCCTCCGGGCCCTCCACGGGGCGGCGCCCGCCGAGGCGCCGGTCGCCACGGATCGCGGTGGCCACCCCCGTGACTGCGCGGACGGCTTCGAGCAGTTCTTCCAGGCTGTAGTTCCTGATGACGTCGCCGCCGAGGTGCGGTCCGTGTGGGATGACGCCCTCGCGGCCGGGGTGTGGGAGGGCGCGGCGGTATGGGTGCACGGGGACCTGCATCCGGCGAACGTGGTGGTCGCGGACGGAACGCTCGCGGGCGTCGTCGATTTCGGTGACCTGTGCGCCGGGGATCCCGCGTGGGACCTGGCTGCTGCGTGGGTGCTGCTGCCGGAGGGCGGGGCGTCGCGGTTCTTCGACGGTTACGCGTCCGCGGACGAGGCGACCGTCCGGCGGGCCCGGGGGTTGGCTGCGCTGAAGAGCCTTTTCCTGATGCTCATGGGCCAAAACGGCATCCGGGGCCTCCCCGGGGGCAAACCACACTGGGGTCCGTTGGGCCGGGCGGCGCTCGAGCGGGTGCTCAACGGTCTCTAA
- a CDS encoding MerR family transcriptional regulator encodes MSAASLSIGELSERTGVPASALRYYDELGLVRPVARAAGRRRYAASAVRDVSVILFFREIGFSLAEIGRFLSGRRQGRQELIEHKLAELAEQQRRIEAARAALEHGRRCPASDPVKCARFWSIIDGRQRGLSLEESHARAH; translated from the coding sequence ATGTCTGCTGCGTCGCTGTCCATCGGTGAACTGTCCGAACGCACCGGCGTGCCGGCGAGCGCGCTGCGTTACTACGACGAACTCGGCCTGGTGCGGCCGGTGGCGCGGGCGGCGGGACGGCGGCGCTACGCCGCGTCGGCGGTCCGGGACGTCAGCGTGATCCTCTTCTTCCGCGAGATCGGCTTTTCGCTGGCGGAGATCGGGCGCTTCCTGTCGGGCAGGCGGCAGGGCAGGCAGGAGCTGATCGAGCACAAGCTGGCGGAGCTGGCCGAGCAGCAGCGCCGGATCGAAGCGGCCCGCGCCGCGCTCGAGCACGGCCGTCGATGCCCGGCGAGCGACCCGGTGAAATGCGCCCGGTTCTGGTCCATCATCGACGGGCGCCAGCGCGGCCTCTCACTGGAGGAAAGCCACGCGCGAGCGCACTGA
- a CDS encoding ArsR/SmtB family transcription factor, which yields MSDDRCELLCIDFDHAEALRAALPDLEAITRRAERLRALADPTRLRIAHVLQAGTELCVCDLAWIAGSSQGLVSHHLRQLRSAGLVTSRRDGKLVMYRLTPIGQHTLAATEPDPV from the coding sequence ATGAGCGACGACCGGTGCGAGCTGCTGTGCATCGACTTCGACCACGCCGAGGCCCTGCGCGCGGCACTGCCCGACCTCGAGGCCATCACGCGCCGCGCGGAGCGGCTGCGGGCGCTGGCGGACCCGACCCGGCTGCGGATCGCGCACGTCCTGCAGGCCGGGACCGAGCTGTGCGTGTGCGACCTGGCGTGGATCGCCGGCTCGTCGCAGGGGCTGGTCTCGCACCACCTGCGCCAGCTGCGCTCGGCCGGGCTGGTCACCTCCCGCCGTGACGGCAAGCTGGTGATGTACCGGCTGACCCCGATCGGGCAGCACACGCTCGCCGCGACCGAGCCGGACCCGGTATGA
- a CDS encoding class I SAM-dependent methyltransferase, translating to MKINERVLARFLRWWGPRGGLAQFHRPAGAAGHVAGWIMGRRSSNVARNRWAVGLLDVQPTDRVLELGCGPGVAVAALAARASRGLVVGADHSRVMIRQARRRNRRAVRAGRVRLVHAPVENLSIGDGPFDAALAVNTAGMWPEPTARLREIAGLLRPGGRIALVSQPRCAGATAATSSVAAGELAGMLTDAGFEHVRTEVLDLDPPAVCVLGRV from the coding sequence ATGAAGATCAACGAAAGGGTGCTGGCCCGCTTCCTGCGCTGGTGGGGTCCCCGCGGCGGGCTGGCGCAGTTCCACCGCCCGGCCGGGGCCGCCGGGCACGTCGCCGGCTGGATCATGGGGCGGCGCTCGTCGAACGTGGCCCGCAACCGCTGGGCGGTCGGGTTGCTCGACGTCCAGCCCACCGACCGCGTCCTCGAACTCGGGTGCGGTCCGGGTGTGGCCGTCGCCGCGCTCGCCGCCCGGGCGTCCCGGGGACTGGTGGTGGGGGCCGACCATTCGCGGGTGATGATCCGCCAGGCCCGCCGCCGCAATCGCCGCGCCGTCCGGGCCGGACGGGTGCGCCTGGTGCACGCGCCGGTCGAGAACCTGTCGATCGGCGACGGGCCGTTCGACGCCGCGCTCGCGGTCAACACCGCCGGGATGTGGCCCGAGCCCACCGCCCGGCTCCGGGAAATCGCCGGGCTGCTGCGGCCTGGCGGGCGCATCGCGCTGGTGTCCCAGCCCCGCTGCGCCGGTGCCACCGCGGCCACTTCGTCGGTGGCCGCCGGCGAGCTGGCAGGCATGCTCACCGACGCCGGATTCGAACACGTCCGAACCGAAGTCCTCGATCTCGACCCGCCCGCGGTGTGCGTCCTCGGACGGGTGTGA
- a CDS encoding aspartate aminotransferase family protein — translation MTANALSPEAARTYELDRRHVFHSWSAQSTVDPMVITRAEGCYVWDGAGNRLLDFSSQLVNTNLGHQHPRVVEAIAEQARRLATVAPQHANDQRGEAARLIAERTPGDLDRVFFTNGGADANEHAVRMARLSTGRPKVLTRYRSYHGGTQTAINLTGDPRRWANDSGTAGVVHFFGPYRYRSHFHAETEQQECERALEHLAQVIELEGPRTIAAVLLEAIPGTAGIMVPPPGYLAGVRELCDRHGIVLIMDEVMTGFGRTGAWFVSGDEGVVPDLLTFAKGVNSGYVPLGGVAISEHIAAHFAERPYPGGLTYSGHPLACAAAVASITAMEDEGVVGNARRIGAEVLGPELAKLAARHPSVGEVRGRGVFWAVELATAAADVMPDLVGTAKRLGLLPFTNANRIHVVPPCTITEAEARDGLALLDQVLDRADELVAR, via the coding sequence ATGACTGCGAACGCACTGAGCCCCGAAGCCGCCCGCACCTACGAACTCGACCGGCGGCACGTGTTCCACTCCTGGTCCGCGCAGTCCACAGTGGACCCGATGGTGATCACCCGCGCCGAGGGCTGCTACGTCTGGGACGGCGCGGGCAACCGGCTGCTGGACTTCTCCTCGCAGCTGGTGAACACCAACCTCGGGCACCAGCACCCGCGTGTGGTGGAGGCGATCGCCGAGCAGGCGCGGCGGCTGGCGACCGTCGCCCCGCAGCACGCCAACGACCAGCGCGGTGAGGCCGCGCGCCTGATCGCCGAGCGCACACCCGGCGACCTGGACCGGGTGTTCTTCACCAACGGCGGTGCCGACGCGAACGAGCACGCGGTGCGCATGGCCCGGTTGTCCACCGGACGGCCGAAGGTGCTCACGCGGTACCGCTCGTACCACGGCGGGACGCAGACCGCGATCAACCTCACCGGCGATCCGCGGCGCTGGGCCAACGACTCCGGCACCGCCGGCGTGGTGCACTTCTTCGGGCCCTACCGCTACCGCAGCCACTTCCACGCCGAAACCGAGCAGCAGGAGTGCGAGCGCGCGCTCGAGCACCTCGCGCAGGTGATCGAGCTGGAGGGGCCGCGGACGATCGCGGCCGTGCTGCTGGAAGCCATTCCGGGCACCGCGGGGATCATGGTCCCGCCGCCGGGTTACCTGGCCGGGGTCCGCGAACTGTGCGACCGCCACGGCATCGTGCTGATCATGGACGAGGTGATGACCGGCTTCGGCCGCACCGGCGCCTGGTTCGTCAGCGGTGACGAGGGTGTGGTGCCGGATCTGCTCACCTTCGCCAAGGGCGTCAACTCCGGTTACGTGCCGCTGGGCGGGGTGGCGATCTCGGAGCACATCGCCGCGCACTTCGCCGAGCGGCCGTATCCCGGCGGGCTCACCTACTCCGGGCACCCGCTGGCGTGCGCGGCCGCGGTCGCCTCGATCACCGCGATGGAGGACGAGGGCGTGGTCGGCAACGCGCGCCGCATCGGCGCCGAGGTGCTCGGCCCGGAACTGGCCAAGCTCGCCGCCCGGCACCCGAGCGTGGGGGAGGTGCGCGGCCGGGGGGTGTTCTGGGCCGTGGAACTGGCCACCGCGGCCGCTGACGTGATGCCCGACCTGGTCGGCACGGCAAAACGGCTGGGGCTGCTGCCGTTCACCAACGCCAACCGGATCCACGTGGTGCCGCCGTGCACGATCACCGAGGCCGAGGCGCGGGACGGGCTGGCGCTGCTCGACCAGGTGCTCGACCGGGCCGACGAACTCGTCGCGCGCTGA
- a CDS encoding PucR family transcriptional regulator — protein sequence MIPTVREVLALPLVTAGQPEVVGGAAHLDQPVRWVHISESSDPTGLLQGGELVLTTGLPLVGEPAKVSGYLHSLSAHGARGLIVELGTHLSTIPEGLGAAADSAGLPVVALARPIRFVEVTQRVHQMIIADRYEELEFARTTHEVFTSLNIARASTADIVARASRILAAPLVLEDLNRHVLAFSAAGHAPAELLENWAERSRRDSHDWSAVTVGLGPERWARLVLPVAADNPTRATTVLERAAQSLQLRRMIEQDRDALLGQAHGGLLEELRGGQISDEAEAITRATALGLRPGSQYAPLVVRSPRRPQQDVLDRGELDRALLTAVRRAVDAAGHTAILTLTREGTVACLISCDHADSALATITENLRRHRFRIEPESWVAGTAAPSSGVLQAAHGLAEAAQLAEAGLSLGEAHRLYRTTDVRLRGLLTLLQDDHRLQAFAERELGPLLDHDARTGPPLLPLLRTHLENGGAKTRTAEQTGLSRPTLYSRLSTLERILGVPLDSPESRTSLHVALMILDSRGHTST from the coding sequence GTGATTCCGACCGTGCGCGAGGTGCTCGCGCTCCCCCTCGTGACCGCCGGCCAGCCCGAGGTCGTCGGCGGCGCGGCGCACCTCGACCAGCCGGTGCGCTGGGTGCACATCAGTGAATCGAGCGATCCCACCGGCCTGCTCCAGGGCGGCGAGCTGGTGCTCACCACCGGCCTGCCGCTGGTGGGCGAACCCGCCAAGGTCAGCGGCTACCTGCACAGCCTCAGCGCGCACGGGGCACGCGGGCTCATCGTCGAACTCGGTACCCACCTGTCCACGATCCCCGAGGGCCTGGGCGCCGCGGCCGACTCGGCGGGGCTGCCGGTCGTGGCACTCGCCCGTCCCATCCGGTTCGTCGAGGTCACCCAGCGGGTGCACCAGATGATCATCGCCGACCGCTACGAGGAGCTCGAGTTCGCGCGCACCACCCACGAGGTGTTCACCTCGCTCAACATCGCCCGCGCCTCGACCGCGGACATCGTCGCCCGCGCCTCGCGGATCCTCGCCGCGCCGCTGGTGCTCGAAGACCTCAACCGGCACGTCCTGGCCTTCAGCGCGGCCGGGCACGCACCCGCGGAACTGCTGGAGAACTGGGCGGAACGGTCGCGCCGGGACTCGCACGACTGGTCGGCCGTCACCGTCGGGCTCGGCCCCGAACGCTGGGCGCGCCTCGTGCTCCCGGTCGCCGCGGACAACCCCACCCGCGCGACGACGGTCCTCGAACGCGCCGCGCAGTCGCTGCAACTGCGCCGCATGATCGAACAGGACCGCGACGCCCTCCTCGGGCAGGCACACGGCGGTCTGCTCGAAGAGCTGCGCGGCGGGCAGATCTCCGACGAAGCCGAGGCGATCACCCGCGCCACCGCACTCGGGCTGCGGCCGGGGAGCCAGTACGCCCCGCTGGTGGTGCGCTCACCGCGGCGGCCGCAGCAGGACGTGCTCGACCGCGGCGAACTCGACCGCGCCCTGCTCACCGCGGTCCGGCGCGCGGTCGATGCCGCGGGCCACACGGCGATCCTGACCCTGACCCGCGAAGGCACCGTGGCCTGCCTGATCTCCTGCGACCACGCGGACAGCGCGCTCGCCACGATCACCGAAAACCTGCGCCGCCACCGGTTCCGCATCGAGCCGGAAAGCTGGGTCGCGGGCACCGCCGCGCCGTCCTCCGGCGTTCTCCAGGCCGCACACGGCCTCGCCGAGGCCGCCCAGCTCGCCGAAGCCGGGCTCAGCCTCGGCGAGGCACACCGGCTGTACCGCACCACCGACGTCCGGCTGCGCGGCCTGCTCACCCTGCTCCAGGACGACCACCGGCTCCAAGCCTTCGCCGAACGCGAACTCGGCCCACTCCTGGACCACGACGCGCGAACCGGGCCGCCGCTGCTCCCGCTGCTGCGCACCCACCTGGAAAACGGTGGCGCCAAAACGAGAACCGCCGAGCAGACCGGGCTGAGCCGCCCGACCCTCTACAGCCGCCTCAGCACCCTCGAACGCATCCTCGGCGTCCCACTCGACTCGCCCGAATCACGCACCTCACTGCACGTCGCCCTGATGATCCTGGACAGCCGAGGGCACACTTCGACATAA
- a CDS encoding MmcQ/YjbR family DNA-binding protein, producing MDGETLLKTAAGHAEGLPGAGLEHPFGPDWEVFKVRGKVFLLMTEVPGRPVVILKSDPEEARALCAQYRNITPGYHMNKRHWITVAGGKAVGGELVRELVTESYRLVVSGLPRARRPVDPLTYGRS from the coding sequence ATGGACGGGGAGACGTTGCTGAAGACCGCGGCCGGCCACGCCGAAGGACTGCCGGGTGCCGGGCTGGAGCACCCGTTCGGGCCCGACTGGGAGGTGTTCAAGGTGCGCGGCAAGGTCTTCCTGCTGATGACCGAAGTTCCCGGGCGGCCGGTGGTGATCCTCAAGTCCGATCCGGAGGAGGCCAGGGCCCTGTGCGCGCAGTACCGGAACATCACCCCCGGCTACCACATGAACAAGCGGCACTGGATCACCGTGGCAGGCGGGAAGGCCGTCGGCGGGGAGCTGGTCAGGGAACTGGTGACCGAGTCGTACCGGCTGGTGGTCAGCGGGCTGCCGCGGGCCCGGCGGCCGGTCGATCCGCTGACCTACGGGCGGTCCTGA
- a CDS encoding CocE/NonD family hydrolase codes for MKRSRAAACAASAMVLALTGVLATPAAATGGPVTHEENDRVPEGAAWTQHYFPSSDGSDVELHADVLLPEDLPEGGKVPVILSAGSYFGHSGQLDVEDWQHAGPSARFNDFIEGTDLFDRGYAFVMVDVRGFGGSTGCLDFAGPGEQADVKAAIDWAASQPWSTGAVGMYGKSYDAITGLVGNNLNQDALKAVVAQEPIWDLYRNIRSNGVPRSTIVNVSNTYNKIATLPQLPDDDPRYLANAEYEEAHPECLLANTAGYQTADPASEYWRVRDLAAGAQGSDTPLFVTQGFLEWNTEPEAIQEYLENHQGPQRGWLGQWDHKRGNDRTPDGRLEMGREGWFAETMSFYDQYLKGIEPPVRYPDYAIQDSTGTWRAQDSWPVADGTTTISLGDGSYVDNGAEAGPAPENSFFTWSEPLAKPTRLTGTPRLSLTAEGHGNVMVKLYDVAPDGTAVMFDEQVSTVDGGELAFDLKSTDWTLPAGHALAVEIGTIQANALNDWIDTPSRKRIEVTGARLALATDDPADDVATEGARAPYLDTYLGIYTSKLPIGEPEFTLP; via the coding sequence GTGAAGAGGTCACGGGCGGCCGCGTGCGCCGCTTCGGCAATGGTGCTGGCGCTGACGGGAGTGCTCGCCACTCCCGCGGCCGCGACCGGGGGACCGGTCACGCACGAGGAGAACGACCGCGTGCCGGAGGGGGCCGCGTGGACGCAGCACTACTTCCCGTCCTCGGACGGGTCCGATGTGGAACTGCACGCCGACGTGCTGTTGCCGGAGGACCTGCCCGAGGGCGGGAAGGTGCCGGTGATCCTGTCGGCGGGTTCGTACTTCGGGCATTCGGGGCAGCTCGACGTGGAGGACTGGCAGCACGCCGGCCCTTCGGCTCGGTTCAACGACTTCATCGAGGGCACCGATCTGTTCGACCGCGGGTACGCGTTCGTGATGGTCGACGTGCGTGGGTTCGGTGGCTCGACGGGCTGTCTCGACTTCGCGGGCCCGGGTGAGCAGGCCGACGTGAAGGCGGCGATCGACTGGGCGGCGAGCCAGCCGTGGTCGACCGGCGCGGTCGGCATGTACGGCAAGTCCTACGACGCGATCACCGGGCTGGTGGGCAACAACCTGAACCAGGACGCGCTCAAGGCGGTGGTCGCGCAGGAACCGATCTGGGACCTGTACCGCAACATCCGGTCCAACGGGGTGCCGCGGTCGACCATCGTCAACGTTTCCAACACCTACAACAAGATCGCCACGCTGCCGCAGCTGCCGGACGACGATCCCCGCTACCTGGCCAACGCCGAGTACGAGGAAGCCCATCCGGAATGCCTGCTGGCCAACACCGCCGGCTACCAGACCGCCGACCCGGCGTCTGAGTACTGGCGTGTCCGCGACCTGGCCGCGGGTGCCCAGGGCAGTGACACCCCGCTGTTCGTGACGCAGGGCTTCCTGGAGTGGAACACCGAACCGGAGGCGATCCAGGAGTACCTGGAGAACCACCAGGGGCCGCAGCGCGGCTGGCTCGGGCAGTGGGACCACAAGCGCGGCAACGACCGCACCCCGGACGGGCGCCTGGAGATGGGCCGCGAGGGCTGGTTCGCCGAGACGATGTCGTTCTACGACCAGTACCTCAAGGGCATCGAACCGCCGGTCCGGTACCCGGACTACGCCATCCAGGACAGCACCGGCACCTGGCGCGCCCAGGACAGCTGGCCGGTCGCGGACGGCACCACCACGATTTCGCTCGGCGACGGATCCTATGTGGACAACGGTGCCGAGGCCGGTCCCGCACCGGAGAACAGCTTCTTCACCTGGTCCGAGCCGCTGGCGAAGCCCACCCGGCTGACCGGCACGCCGCGGTTGTCGCTGACCGCCGAGGGGCACGGCAACGTGATGGTCAAGCTGTACGACGTCGCGCCGGACGGCACCGCGGTCATGTTCGACGAGCAGGTGTCCACAGTGGATGGTGGCGAGCTGGCCTTCGACCTGAAGTCGACGGACTGGACGCTGCCCGCCGGGCATGCGCTGGCGGTGGAGATCGGCACCATCCAGGCCAACGCGCTCAACGACTGGATCGACACGCCGTCGCGCAAGCGGATCGAGGTGACGGGCGCCCGGCTGGCGCTGGCCACGGACGATCCGGCCGACGACGTCGCCACCGAAGGCGCTCGCGCGCCCTACCTGGACACGTACCTGGGCATCTACACCTCGAAGCTGCCGATCGGGGAGCCGGAGTTCACCCTGCCCTGA